The Bradyrhizobium sp. B097 genome contains the following window.
GACGACAAAGCCCGGGTGATTGCCCGACTGATTGTCGATACCACTTCCGCCAATCACCAACGAGGCCGGCCCGCCGGCTCCACCGGAGATATTGAACGTGAACGCAGCTGCGCCATTTGAGAAATGCAGCCCGCCGACCTGCGTTGCCTGATTGATGTCGATTGCCGTGGTGGCCGACGCCCCGAATTGCGCAATATCGGTCGTGGTCGGGACCGATCCCACCGTCCAGTTGGCGGCGTTATTCCAGTTGCTGCTCGCCGGTGTCGCCAGCCATCCTGGTTGCACCGATATGACTTGCCGCGTCGCTGTTGCGACGTCGTTCCAGTTGAAGCTCGGCGTATTGGGATTGGTACTGAAGAACATCTGGATCTGTTTTTGACTGGGAGTGCTCCAGTCGACCCAGATGCGCTCGAAATTCAGCTGCAAAAGCGGAATATATGTCCCGAAGCCAGGAACGACGTTCGGCGTCGAGGAAAACGTCACATTGCATTCGGCCGGCGTGCACGAGCCTGCCGAGGCGCTGCCGTTACCGAACTGGACCTGGCCCAGAAGGCCGCCGCCGTCGACGCTGATGCTGGTCCCGATAATAGAGAACGAGCTCGGCGATCCGACCGATACCGGAATCACAAAATTTGCCGGATTGATCAGAAACTGACCGCTGCCGTGAGACGACGAGAAGCCGATTTCCCAAAGGTCAGCTGCCGCAGCTGAACTCAGTTGAACACCGAAGGCCGCGGCAACAGAAAAGCCGGTCAACCAGTGACGATGCATTCCCCATCCCCCGAACCCTCTGTATCGGAGGTTGCAGCAGATGTCACCTTCCCGCTGTCGCGCCAGCGTCGGCCGCGACGCGGCCATGGCCGCGGTATAATATTGCCTGCTCGATACGAATTTGGGGATCGGCGCGATGTCGGTGCTGCTCGACGGGCGCAACGCCCGCTCCCGGCTAGTCGTCAGGACATTGGCAATCTTTCTATTTCAGTGTGGGTTCGCGCTTCAAACAAGCCTCGCGGCAACGAGCCGCACCCAGGCAAATCCGAGACAGCAGCTCCTCGCCACATTCGACCGTTCCGCTCCTGCTGCGTGAAGTTCGTTAAAGGCTGACGATCCCGTGTCCTCGTTGCCCGTCACCAAGCCAATCGCTCGCAAGAGGCGCGCTCGGCAAGGCTGGACCCCAGCCATTCCGCTGGCCTGCAGCCGACCCGCCGCGCGAAAGATGTGGCGGAAGCTCGAAGCGATGCCGGCCGCGATGCGGGCTGCGGTCGTCAGTGCGGTGCTTGTCGCGCTCCTTCCGCTGGCCAACGTCTCCTATCAGATCGTCCGCAAGCCGACCGAGCTGTTCTTTTTCGTCGGCACGGCGCTGGACAAGGAGCCGGCAGACACGTGGCGACAGTACGGAGCACACTTCCGTTCCTCCTCTACCGACGCCATCGCCCCCGAGCTCCTGGCTGCGCTGGCCCAGACCGAGAGCTCCGGCAATCCGGTGGCGCGCACCTATTGGCGCTGGCGACTGACCTGGAATCCGCTCGCGATGTACAAGCCCGCCTCGAGCGCCGTCGGCCTGTATCAGATGACAGACCCCGCGTTCGCCGAGGCCAACAGCTATTGCATTCGCCAGCACGCGGTCGTCACCGCGGACTGCAGGTTCAATGGCCTCTATGTTCGCACGCTGCCAAGCCACGCCACGGAGCTCGCAGCGATATACCTGGACCGCAACGTCGCCAGGGTTCTCGCTGCCGCACCGAAGAACACCGCCAGTCCCCGGCAGAAGCAGGATCTCGCCGCGCTCATCCATCTCTGCGGCACCGGCCCCGGACGGGCCTTTGTGCGCCGCGGTTTCCGGCCTGCCGCGGGCGAGCAGTGCGGCGACCACCTCGTCGCGGCATACATTGCGAAGGTCAACGAGATGAAACGCCAATTTCAGAAGCTTGCGGCAAACGATGGGAGTTGAGCCAGAGGTGGCATGCCGCGCACGAGCGCCTCGCCGCAAAACTCCGCACCCGCGATAGGGCTTGGAAACCAATAGGGGCTGGAAGGCGTCACAAAGCTCCCGCAGAACGGCTCATCACCAGGAGACCTTGGCTCCGATGAAGCCCGCGATGCTCGGCGTCCGGTACAGGTCTGCTCTCACATCGGCCGACACCGAGACGTTCCGATCGAGCGCGACCTTCGCGCCGAGATTGATGCGAGCCAGATCAGTCGGAGCCAGCGCACCATCGATGACGAAGTCAAATCCCGGCGCCGCGATGAACGACGGGTTCACGGTCCGGTGCGGCAGGAATTCGTGAACCCAGGTGGCACGCGCCCAAGCGTAGAGCGAGCCGCCATTCGCCAGCAACTGGGTGGTATCGAGCTGTGCGCCGATGAAGGTCGGGACGGAGTTGACGTTACGGCTCGCGAACGACAGGCCAATGAAACTCGGCGCACCGTTGTTGTTCTCGGTGAAGCCATTCATCCAGTACGACGTGAAATTCAGGCCGGCCAGCGGCGTCACATTGTAGTCGCCGAAGCGGTACTTGTAGCCGCCCTCGAACATGCCGCTGACGGAGTAGCTGTTGAAGGTCCCGAGCAGATGTTCGGCAAATCCCGGAATTGCCGCAACTGACGACCCGAATAGCGGCGGCAACACCGTGCCCGGGATAGCTGCGAAGCGGCTCTCGGTATTGGTGAAGTATTCCAGGCCGAGCGAGCCCATGACATAGGCGTTGTCGAAGCGCTTCGCAGCATAGCCTGCGATGTGGCTGCCCTCGACGCTGTCATTGGTATCGCGCCCGGGTATCTTGACCCACGCCTTGCCATATCCGACCGCGACACCTGCCATCAGGGTCGGATCGAACTGATAGTCGAGACCGCTGGTGAATCCACCGCCCGCCGATGACGTAGCCGCCGTACCGATTGTCGGATTGCCCGAATAGCGCCAGTCGCCTCCGTTCAGCGTCGTCCAGATTCGCCAGGTCCGCTGGCCCGGAGATTTCGCGTAGTTCGGGAAGCCGTTGCCGGGCGCCGCCGCGTAGCTCATCCGACCCCCGTCATAGAAGGTCAGGCTGTTGGCATCGTTCCGGTCATTGTCGAACATCCAGAACCGGGCCTGGCTCAGGATCGACGAGTGGAACATGTCGTTCGCCGAGATCGCGCTCTGCTCGACTGCGGCCACGCCTTCGCCCGACAACGTGTCGTACACCGCACCCAGCACGTCCACGGTTGGCTGATAGAACAATGCCGCCGCGATCGGACGGAAGGTCTGTACATGCGCTGTCTGGATCGCGTTGACTGCGTTGCCGACAGAATGCTGATTCTGGGTCAAGCCGGAGGGCGAGTAGTCGATCGAGTATTTCAGATCAATGTCAGTCGCATTCGGATAGACCAGCAAGTACTGCGCAACAGCGGTCTGTTGAGCCTGCCCAACCAGGTTCGGATGGGTCTCGCCCCCGGCAGCCGAAATGATCGTCAGTGTATTGGTGCCCGGTGTCGCGTCACCCGCATTGCCGATATTGACCACGACAGCGCCAGAGACATTCGCCGTTCCCGTCGCGTTCAGCCGATCCGCGGTGGCAGACTTCAGATCCAGATCGACGCCGAAATACCCGCAGGTGCTGGTCGGCAGGCCGAAGGCACCGCAGGAACCAGCTGTGGTCTGCACGAAGTTTCCGTTCAGGTTGGTGGTCAAGACGTTGAACAAGGCGCCCGGCGAGAGCAGGCCTTCGTTGGTCAGGACGTTGCCGGCCGCAGGTCCGCCGAGATTGATCACGGCACCGGCGTCGAACACACCGGCCATCAGCGACGGGTTGTTGTTGTAGGGCTTGTTGTCGATCGAGTTCGTGCCGGTACCGAGGTCGATCGATCCGATCATGTGACCGAAACTCGTGATCGCCTCGTTGCCGATCCCGCCCCTCACCGCGGTGCCGTTGATACCAGCCATCGTCGCAAGCAGTGCGAAGTTCGTCAGCGTATTGTTTGCGCCGCCGACAAAGGTCACCGCGTTGGTCGTCGTTGCACCGTCGCCGCTGCCGAGCACGGACTGAGCGGTGCCGAGCCCGGCGTTGCCGAGCGTGATGCCGATGTTGCCGCCGACACCCAGAGCGTTGACCGACTGGGCGTAGATCGCGGTCGAACCGGCACCGGTCACGACAACATTCGCTTGTGCGTTGATGGTCACCGCGCCCGCGACGCCTGCCCCACCGACGCTGCCGGCGAACGGTCCGCTCGAGCCGGGCGCATTTGCGAACGCGCCGCCACCGACGATGCCGCCGCCGCCCGCAATCGACTGCGCGATGATGCCGTGTGCACCGGCGCCGGTCGTCGTGATCGCGCCATTCGTGGTCACGCTGACGTTGCCGCCATTGCCGCCACCGCCGCCCGCGCCGCCGGTGACTGCCGAAGCGGTCGCTGTGCCATCCGAGCCAAAGGCCATCTGCAAACCGCCGCCGCCGCCGATCGACTGCGCGACGACAGCGTGGGCGCCGTTGCCGGTCGTTGAGACCAGTTGCGTGGCGATCGTGACCGCGCCGCCATCGCCCGCCGCGCCGCCACCGGCGCCGATCTTGACGCCTCCCGACGAGCCAACGCCGAAGGCTTCGGCGACGCCGCCGCCGCCGCCGATCGACTGCCCGAGCACACCGATCGCCCCCGTGCCGGTCGTGAACACCGAGCCGCCTGCGCCCAAGTTGACCGCGTCGCCCTTGCCGCCGGCGCCGCCGCTCGAACCGATGACGAAGCTCGAGACCGCGGGGTTCTGGCTGCCGCCGCTCCAGAAGCCGGCAAAGCCACCGCCGCCACCGATCGACTGGCCGAGCAAGCCGACTGAACCGACACCGCTCGTCGAGACAGTCTGCGCCGCGTTGAAGGTCACCGATTGAGCAAGACCGCCCGCGCCGCCGAGGCCGCCCACAGCGAAGCTGACGCCGTTGGCGCCCACGCTGGTGCCGGTTGGTGTCGTGAAGCCAACATAGCCGCCGCCGCCACCGATCGACTGCGCCATCAGGCCGGCGGCGAGCGCACCCGACGTTGCGACAGCCCCCGTGAAGCTCGGCAGATTGACCGTCCCGCCATTGCCGACGGCGCCTTCCGAACCTCCCGCCGTAAGGGCAATCCCCAGCGGCGTTCCAGTCACCACGCCGAATGCCAGGACCGCGTTGCCGCCGCCACCGCCGATCGACTGCACCACCGCGCCGGCCGCCAGATTGCCCGAGGTCATGATGTTCCCGGTATTACTGAATGCGACCGCGGCACCCGAGCCGCCATTGGTGCTGGTCCCGCCGGCAATCGCCTTGAGCACACCGACACCGGTACCAACGGAAATGTCTCCGGTGGCGCCGTCCGCGCCGCCGCCACCGCCGACCGACTGACCGATCAGACCAATTGCGCCTTCGCCTGTCGTCGTCGTTGGATTGGCATTGGTGGTGGTCAGAAGATTGCCGTTGCCGCTGATGCCGCCCGTGGCGCCGACCATCGCGGTGATGCCACCGCCCATCGTCGTCAGCGGATCCGGCACCGAGATCGCACCATTGCCGCCGCCGCCGCCGATCGATTGTGCCAGCATGCCGTAGGACAGCGCACCCGAGGTGAGCAGCACACCGCCGCTGACGTCGACGATCACCTTGCCCTTGGCGCCACCCGCTCCGTTCGAAGAGCCGCCGACATTTACTTCTGCGCCAAGCGCGCCGCCGTTCTGAGCCGAGATCGCCCAGGCCGAGTTGCCGCCGCCACCCCCAATCGATTGTGCCAGCACGCTGACCGAATCGTCGGCCAGTGTCTGGATGCTGCCCGTGCTCTTGACGGTTACATCGCCGCCGTCGCCACCGTTACCACCATGGCCGCCGACATTGTTCGACATCTGGCCGCCGCCACCGCCGGTGAGGCTGAGCGCGCCGGCAAATCCGCCCGAACCGCCACCGCCGCCGATCGATTGCGCGAGCACGCCGACCGAGCCTGCGCCCTTGACGACAATGATGCCGGTGTTGGTGACCGTGACCGCGCCGCCATTGCCGCCGTTGCCTCCGCCGCCACCAACGTTCGACACCATGCCACCCGAGCCGCTCGCGAGTGTGCCGGCCACAGTGAAGCCGCCATTACCGCCGCCACCACCGACCGACTGCGCATAGATGCCGTAGGACAGCTTGCCTTCGGTCACGATCTGACCCGAATTAGTCACCGACACGAGATCGGCCGAGCCTCCGCCACCGCCACCACCGCCGATGCTTGTGGTCGTGCTGTTGCCGCCCGATCCCGAGGCGGCCAGCGAGAAGCCGCCATTACCGCCGCCGCCGCCGATCGACTGCGCGAGCACACCGATCGAGCGATCGTTCGTGGTGTGGATCAGACCGGTGTTATCGACCGTGACCTGGCCACCATTGCCGGCACCGGCGCCCGAGCCACCGACCGTGTTGGTGAGAGTCGATCCATTGCCGACGTTGAACGCGCCGGCGAAACCGCCCGAACCACCGCCCCCGCCCACCGATTGCGCAAAGACGCCAATCGATGCGGCGCCGTTGGTAATGATCTGACCGTCATTGGTGACCTTCACCGCGCTGGCGAGGCCGCCGCCACCGCCCGCGCCGCCACCGACGGTCGAACTCGCGTCGCCGCCGAGATTGAGCGTGCCGTCGACTGCAAATCCGCCGTTGCCGCCACCACCGCCGATCGACTGCGCCTGGATGCCGTGGGCCATCGCACCGTCAGTGAAGATGAGCCCGGTCGACGTGTTGGTGACGGTGACGTCAAGACCGATGCCTCCGCCGCCACCTGAACCGCCGACGGAGGAGCTGGCCGACTTCGCCTGCGAGACGCCCCCGCCGATCGCAAAACCGCCATTACCGCCGCCGCCGCCAACCGATTGCGCAAAGATGCCGGTCGCGCTGGTGCCGGCGGTCGCGATCTGCGCGGTGTTTGTGACGTTCACCGAGTTGCCAGCACCGCCGCCGGCGCCTGAACCGCCGAGCGTGCTGCCGAGGCTCGCACCGCTAGCGCTGACGCTGGCGCCGATCGCGAAGCCGCCGGCGCCGCCGCCGCCACCGACCGACTGCGCGAAGATGCCGAGCGCGCCTTTTCCGGTCGTGCCAATATTGGCGTCGTTGGTGACGGTGACGACACCGGCGCCGCCAGCCGCCCCTCCGGCGCCGCCGCCGACCTTCGCATTCGAGTCGTTGTTCAGCGAGGCCGCGGCACCGATCGAAAACGCGCCGTTGCCGCCGCCACCGCCGATCGATTGCGCCTCGATGCCGTAGGAGTACATGCCCGACGTCATGATGACGCCGCCTGCGTGGTTGTTCACGGTGACGTCGCCGCCGATGCCGGCAGTGCCGCCATTGCCGCCAACGCTCTGGCTGCCGGCATTCGCGGTCGATCCCGCCGCCGAGATTCCGAACGCGCCGCTGCCGCCGCCGCCGCCGATCGACTGTGCCAGGATGCCGATCGAGCTGTCCTGCTTGGTCACGATCCTAGCGGAGTTCTCGACCGTCACCAGCATGGCGTTGCCGCCGCCGGCGCCATTGCCGCCGACCGAGTTGTCGAGCGCGGAGCCGTTGGCGCTGACCGAAGCGCTGACCGAGAAGCCGCCGGAGCCGCCGCCGCCGCCGATCGATTCCGCGAAGATGCCGTGCGCGTTGAAGCCGTCGGTGGTGATGGTGTCGAAATTCTTGACGGTAACCGTGCCGCCGGTGCTGCCGGCGCCTGCGCCGCCGCCACCAACGGTGGATTGAGCATCGCCATTCAACGACAGGCCGGCGCCAATCGAGAAGCCGCCATTACCGCCGCCGCCGCCGATCGATTGGGCTTCGATGCCATGGGCAAACGCGCCCTTGGTGTCGATCGTGCCCCCAACATTGTTGTCGACTTCGACGGCCATCGCGAGGCCCGCTGAACCGCCCTGGCCACCGACGCCCTGGTTCACGCCCTTGGCTGACGAGGCCGCAGCCCCCAGGGAGAACCCGCCATTGCCGCCGCCGCCACCAATCGACTGTGCGACGATGCCGCCGGCGTTTGCGCCATTCGCCGACAATGCGGCGCTGTTCGTGACCGTGACGGTGTTAGCGTCCGCACCGCTGCCGCCATTGCCGCCCGTCGTGTTGTTGATCGCCTTGCCGTTCGAGCTGACCGACACGCCACCGGCGAAACCCCCGGTGCCGCCGCCGCCACCGATCGACTGCGCCAGAACAGCGATCGTGCCGTCACGCGGACCCAGCGTGCCGACGGAGATCGCCCCGGAATTCGTCACGGTCACACTGCCCGCCTTCTGGCCGGTGCCTGCGCCGCCGCCCGTCGTGCTCGCCGCCGAGTCGGTTCCAACAGAGAGGGAGCCGCTCACCGCAAAACCGCCATTGCCACCGCCTCCACCGATCGACTGAGCGAGAATGCCGTGAGACAGCAAGCCAGTCGTGATGATCTGTGCGGCATTGGTGACCGTGACATCCTTGCCCATGCCACCGTTGCCGCCCGAACCGCCAACGGTGTTGGTCGAGCTTTTGTCGCTCGAGCTGAACGCGGTGCCGACACTGAAGCCGCCATTGCCGCCGCCACCGCCGATCGATTGCGCGGTGATGCCGGCCGCGTTGTCGCCGAGTGTCAGGATGAGCGATCCGGAGCCGTTCAGCCCCAATTGAACCGTGACCGTTCCGCCGTCCGAACCAAGGCCGCCCTTGCCGCCCATGGTGTTGGTGGTGCCATCGCCGCCGAGACCAAGCGCAATACCACCGGAGAAGCCGCCGCTGCCGCCACCGCCGCCGATCGACTGCGCGACGATGCCGCCGGAGCCATTACCGGTGGTGAGGATGGTGCCATCCGACTTGACGAGGACGTTGCCTGCCGCATTGCCGCCGCCGCCATCGCCGCCCGTCGCGTTGGTCACGCCGGCGCCATTGGTCGAGAGCGATCCCGCGATCGCAAACCCGCCATTGCCACCGCCGCCCCCGATCGACTGTGCGAGAATGCCAAATGACAGATCGCCGCCGGTGGTGATATTCCCGATATTGGTGACGTGAACGTCGCCGCTGGTATTGTTGCTGGCGCCGCCCTTGCCTCCGATCGCCTGTGCCGATCCCTTCGAGTCCGACACGGTCGCCGTCGCAGCAATCGCGAAGCCGCCATTGCCGCCGCCACCACCGATCGACTGCGCAACGATGCCGCTGGAATTCCGGCCTGCAGTGCTGATAGCACCGTGGTTGGTGACGTCGACCATCAGGATGCCGGCCGAGCCGGAGCTGCCACCGGCGCCCCCGCTGCCGCCGACCGTGTTGTTGGCGGCGTCTGAGCCCGCCGATAGACTGACGCCGATCGAAAAGCCACCATTGCCGCCGCCACCGCCGATCGACTGCGCCAGGATGCCGACCGAATTGTCCTTCTCGGTTTTCACCGAAAGGCCGGTCAGGTCGGTCCCTGACGTCTGTTGCGTCGTGACCGTGACCTTGCTCGAATTGTTCCCGGTGCCACCATTGCCGCCGACCGAGTTGAGGTCAGTCGAACCGCTGTAAGACAGCGATGCACCGATCGCAAAACCGCCATTACCGCCGCCGCCACCCAGGGACTGCGCGAAGATACCGGTCGATTCACTGCCCTGCGTGTGCACCTCACCAATGCTGGTGACCGTTACAGTGCCGCCGGTGCCTCCGGTGCCGCCAGTGCCACCCTTGGACTTGCCGACCGAGTTGTAGTCCATGGTCGCCGAAGCGGCCAAGGA
Protein-coding sequences here:
- a CDS encoding transglycosylase SLT domain-containing protein gives rise to the protein MPAAMRAAVVSAVLVALLPLANVSYQIVRKPTELFFFVGTALDKEPADTWRQYGAHFRSSSTDAIAPELLAALAQTESSGNPVARTYWRWRLTWNPLAMYKPASSAVGLYQMTDPAFAEANSYCIRQHAVVTADCRFNGLYVRTLPSHATELAAIYLDRNVARVLAAAPKNTASPRQKQDLAALIHLCGTGPGRAFVRRGFRPAAGEQCGDHLVAAYIAKVNEMKRQFQKLAANDGS